One segment of Streptosporangium brasiliense DNA contains the following:
- a CDS encoding M55 family metallopeptidase, translating into MRVYISIDMEGVTGIATMDQVVRGGHGYPRSQRLMTAEANAAIEGAFAAGADSVLVNDSHGTMDNLLHEELDPRARLIFGTPKLDCMAEGISAEHDVAMFLGYHAAAGSPGVLAHTYSSHFYEVRLNGRPVSEAEVNALQAAAVGVPVGLLTGDDVICGVAEKAFPGVRTVAVKVAHGHTAADSLSPAEARRLIREAAAETVRGAGELTPLRLPEVFELEIDMPSTPAAELGAQIPGVRRIADKTLAGTFTTPTEVLGCVTVCYHLAADAMISRMALYGRR; encoded by the coding sequence GTGCGGGTCTACATCTCCATCGACATGGAGGGCGTGACGGGCATCGCCACCATGGACCAGGTCGTCCGCGGTGGCCACGGGTATCCGCGATCACAGCGGCTGATGACCGCCGAGGCCAATGCCGCCATCGAGGGCGCGTTCGCGGCCGGGGCCGACAGCGTCCTGGTCAACGACAGCCACGGCACCATGGACAACCTGCTGCACGAGGAGCTCGATCCGCGCGCCCGGCTGATCTTCGGCACTCCCAAGCTGGACTGCATGGCCGAGGGCATCTCGGCCGAGCACGACGTGGCCATGTTCCTCGGCTACCACGCCGCGGCCGGCTCGCCGGGCGTGCTCGCCCACACCTACTCCTCGCACTTCTACGAGGTGCGGCTCAACGGCCGGCCGGTGTCGGAGGCCGAGGTCAACGCGCTGCAGGCCGCCGCGGTCGGCGTCCCGGTGGGGCTGCTCACCGGCGACGACGTCATCTGCGGCGTCGCGGAGAAGGCCTTCCCCGGCGTGCGGACGGTCGCCGTCAAGGTCGCGCACGGGCACACCGCCGCGGACAGCCTCTCGCCCGCCGAGGCCAGACGGCTGATCCGGGAGGCGGCGGCGGAGACCGTACGGGGGGCCGGGGAGCTGACGCCGCTCCGGCTGCCCGAGGTGTTCGAGCTTGAGATCGACATGCCGAGCACACCCGCGGCCGAGCTGGGGGCGCAGATCCCGGGCGTGCGCAGGATCGCCGACAAGACGCTCGCCGGCACCTTCACCACGCCCACGGAGGTGCTGGGCTGCGTGACGGTCTGCTACCACCTCGCCGCCGACGCCATGATCAGCCGGATGGCCCTGTATGGCAGGCGCTAG
- a CDS encoding RNA polymerase sigma-70 factor: MNEHSEATTGPVGPPPGGDRMDSATEAFVAHRNLLFTVAYEMLGSAADAEDILQETWLRWVKVDLGQVHDQRAYLVRITTRQSLNRLRTMKRRKETYVGPWLPEPLLTAPDVAEDAELAESVSMALMLVLESLSPTERAVFVLREVFDVSYEEIAAAVDKSPAAVRQIAHRARRHVDARRPREAVSPSQARAALETFQRALETRDLQALLDVLAPEVVLMSDGGGIKQAAPRPITGADKVARFIVGGIGKFVVGGTGKAQAALTGDPTMVNGNLALLLRVDGELDGVLAIRVEDARISGLYYVRNPQKLTRVASETPLTLR; this comes from the coding sequence ATGAACGAGCACAGCGAGGCGACGACGGGCCCGGTCGGGCCGCCCCCGGGTGGCGATCGGATGGACTCCGCCACCGAGGCCTTCGTCGCCCACCGCAACCTGCTGTTCACCGTCGCCTACGAGATGCTCGGCTCGGCGGCCGACGCCGAGGACATCCTGCAGGAAACCTGGCTGCGCTGGGTCAAGGTCGACCTGGGGCAGGTGCACGACCAGCGCGCCTACCTCGTCCGGATCACCACCCGGCAGTCGCTCAACCGGCTGCGCACCATGAAACGCCGCAAGGAGACGTATGTCGGCCCCTGGCTGCCCGAGCCGCTGCTCACCGCACCGGACGTGGCCGAGGACGCCGAGCTCGCCGAGAGCGTGTCGATGGCGCTGATGCTCGTCCTGGAGAGCCTCTCGCCGACCGAGCGCGCCGTCTTCGTGCTGCGTGAGGTCTTCGACGTCAGCTACGAGGAGATCGCGGCCGCCGTCGACAAGAGCCCCGCGGCCGTCCGCCAGATCGCGCACCGCGCCCGCCGGCACGTCGATGCCCGCCGCCCTCGCGAGGCGGTCTCCCCGAGCCAGGCCCGGGCGGCCCTGGAGACCTTCCAGCGCGCGCTCGAGACCAGGGACCTACAGGCCCTCCTTGATGTGCTCGCCCCCGAGGTCGTCCTGATGAGCGACGGCGGCGGCATCAAGCAGGCCGCGCCGCGGCCGATCACCGGCGCCGACAAGGTGGCCCGCTTCATCGTCGGCGGCATCGGCAAGTTCGTCGTCGGCGGCACCGGCAAGGCCCAGGCCGCGCTCACCGGTGACCCCACCATGGTCAACGGCAACCTGGCACTCCTCCTCCGTGTGGACGGCGAGCTCGACGGCGTCCTGGCGATCCGTGTCGAGGATGCCCGCATCAGCGGCCTCTACTACGTCCGCAACCCGCAGAAGCTGACCCGCGTGGCCTCCGAGACCCCGCTCACCCTGCGATGA
- a CDS encoding RNA polymerase sigma factor, with amino-acid sequence MRLRQKGSAEISTDPEAFEAFYRCHVEAVTRFLARRVADPHTVADLVAEVFIAVLDSAHTYRPGLGSEIGWLYGVARNTLSAEWRRAARELRIAGRIGGRRLLDADDLSRMEERLDAESTARRAFEAMAGLPESERAVLELVAIDQLSVAEAAAALGIRQGTARVRLHRARRSLRRVPGVVPPTVMEGLR; translated from the coding sequence GTGCGCCTCAGACAGAAGGGGTCGGCGGAGATCTCCACCGACCCCGAGGCTTTCGAAGCCTTCTACCGGTGCCACGTCGAAGCGGTCACGCGATTCCTGGCCCGCCGGGTGGCCGACCCTCACACGGTCGCCGACCTGGTCGCGGAGGTGTTCATCGCGGTGCTCGACTCGGCGCACACCTACCGCCCCGGCCTGGGCAGTGAGATCGGCTGGTTGTACGGCGTGGCGCGCAACACCCTGTCCGCCGAATGGCGGCGGGCGGCGCGTGAACTGCGTATCGCCGGCCGGATCGGGGGACGCCGTCTCCTCGACGCCGACGACCTGTCGCGCATGGAGGAGCGTCTGGACGCGGAGAGCACGGCCCGGCGGGCCTTCGAGGCCATGGCCGGACTGCCCGAGAGCGAGCGCGCCGTCCTGGAACTGGTCGCCATCGACCAGCTCTCGGTGGCGGAGGCGGCCGCCGCGCTCGGAATCCGGCAGGGGACCGCCCGGGTCCGGCTGCACCGCGCCCGCCGGTCGCTGCGCCGCGTTCCCGGCGTCGTCCCGCCCACTGTCATGGAAGGACTCCGATGA
- a CDS encoding MFS transporter, which produces MSRSGFGVIGAPVLFIGVLQTMEMMLSPALPLVQRDLAASPGALAWIFTGSLISSAISTPIVGRLADMYDKRRVLLALMAISGAGVLLAALAPNITVLIAGMAVEGVWLGVLPLTVGLFRDTLTPERAATGNGLMVGVAALASALGLILAGPISSALGYRALFLLAVAGVAAAALLAWFTVPATPRAAGGRVDWAGGLLLGGGVALLMLGLTAVSTWGWTAPATLALFAAAALTLGPWAVVELRVADPLVDLRLLAGRTPAGVTAMGVLLGFASFGLVVALPMMLAAPADTGYGLGADTLWIGIYMFPMGVAGTVIAPLVGPMTRLLGRRTVLVLGSALVCAGTGGLALWHSSPWQVMAAVTVMGLGASIGLTAGLNAVASDVPGERAAGVSGVVFVAKSVGGTFGAQLGAMVLASGAVAGVPTEQSFVDTYLLSAALGLLAVGAAFVIPAAVRDTKGGRPASAPATEPAVPQADIL; this is translated from the coding sequence ATGTCCAGATCCGGCTTCGGCGTCATCGGCGCGCCGGTGTTGTTCATCGGCGTCCTCCAGACCATGGAGATGATGCTCTCGCCCGCGCTCCCACTCGTCCAGCGGGACCTGGCGGCCTCGCCCGGCGCGCTCGCCTGGATCTTCACCGGCTCGCTGATCAGCTCGGCGATCAGCACCCCGATCGTCGGCCGGCTGGCCGACATGTACGACAAGCGGCGTGTGCTGCTCGCGCTGATGGCGATCAGCGGCGCCGGGGTCCTCCTCGCCGCCCTGGCGCCGAACATCACCGTGCTGATCGCGGGTATGGCGGTCGAGGGCGTCTGGCTGGGCGTGCTGCCCCTGACCGTGGGGCTGTTCCGCGACACCCTCACCCCCGAGCGCGCCGCCACCGGCAACGGCCTGATGGTCGGCGTCGCCGCGCTGGCCAGCGCCCTCGGCCTCATCCTGGCCGGGCCGATCAGCTCGGCCCTCGGCTACCGGGCGCTGTTCCTGCTGGCCGTGGCCGGCGTGGCGGCGGCCGCCCTCCTGGCCTGGTTCACCGTGCCGGCCACCCCGCGCGCGGCCGGCGGTCGCGTCGACTGGGCGGGCGGGCTGCTGCTCGGCGGCGGCGTGGCCCTGCTCATGCTGGGCCTGACCGCCGTCTCCACCTGGGGCTGGACGGCTCCGGCCACCCTCGCCCTGTTCGCCGCCGCCGCGCTGACGCTGGGCCCGTGGGCGGTCGTGGAGCTGCGCGTCGCCGACCCGCTCGTGGACCTGCGGCTGCTGGCCGGACGCACTCCGGCCGGGGTGACCGCCATGGGGGTCCTGCTCGGCTTCGCCTCCTTCGGCCTCGTCGTCGCCCTGCCGATGATGCTGGCCGCGCCCGCCGACACCGGGTACGGCCTGGGCGCCGACACCCTGTGGATCGGCATCTACATGTTCCCCATGGGCGTCGCGGGCACCGTGATCGCGCCGCTGGTCGGGCCGATGACCAGGCTGCTCGGACGGCGCACGGTGCTGGTGCTCGGCAGCGCGCTCGTCTGTGCCGGGACCGGCGGGCTGGCCCTGTGGCACTCCTCCCCGTGGCAGGTCATGGCCGCGGTGACGGTCATGGGGCTGGGCGCCTCCATCGGCCTCACCGCCGGGCTCAACGCCGTGGCCTCCGACGTGCCCGGTGAACGCGCGGCCGGGGTCAGCGGCGTGGTCTTCGTCGCCAAGAGCGTCGGCGGCACGTTCGGGGCGCAGCTCGGCGCCATGGTGCTGGCCTCCGGAGCGGTGGCGGGGGTGCCCACCGAGCAGAGCTTCGTCGACACGTACCTGCTGTCGGCGGCGCTCGGCCTGCTGGCCGTCGGCGCCGCCTTCGTGATCCCGGCCGCTGTGCGGGACACCAAAGGCGGGCGCCCGGCTTCGGCCCCGGCGACGGAGCCTGCCGTTCCCCAGGCTGACATCCTGTGA
- a CDS encoding M14 family zinc carboxypeptidase, translating into MDIAHHMSRVPDYTAFPTVDQMHAELDDLAAAHPDLVRLRRIGTSRLGEPLRVATIGAGPHDAVIIGGPHPNEPIGALTVSALLRQLVEDAALREDFGFRWHLIPCVDPDGARLNEGWYTRPSDRRAYAEHFYRPAEVDQVEWTFPLTGEDYFFDRTLPETEALMRLMDEVKPAFVYSLHNGELQGAFYYLSKHDPALAARLAAIATAEGLPLHMGPPEVPSAVPIGPAAYMTPRGAQIAATYGIGGASVDYADRFGALHLVTELPYWADSRVADQTPTDQQYGDAIQDGLAAQRALIAELAQSLASVRADLTVSSPFRRALEDFVGTHDEFIGEWESFPGTDRPATVAEMVGNRQTVHTMRLRYCGTYLRMLDAELGAGNQTPAIRAERARLGARFDEWFAEAEAEAVATPIPLRSLVAVQLGAALLAAESVNRADFS; encoded by the coding sequence ATGGACATCGCCCACCACATGAGCCGGGTGCCGGACTACACCGCGTTCCCCACCGTGGACCAGATGCACGCCGAGCTCGACGACCTCGCCGCCGCCCACCCCGACCTGGTACGGCTGCGCCGCATCGGCACCTCACGTCTGGGCGAGCCGCTGCGCGTGGCGACCATCGGCGCGGGCCCCCATGACGCCGTGATCATCGGCGGCCCCCATCCCAACGAGCCCATCGGCGCGCTCACCGTCAGCGCGCTGCTGCGGCAGCTCGTCGAGGACGCCGCGCTGCGCGAGGACTTCGGCTTCCGCTGGCACCTCATCCCGTGCGTCGATCCCGACGGCGCCCGCCTCAACGAGGGCTGGTACACCCGGCCGAGCGACCGCCGCGCCTACGCCGAGCACTTCTACCGCCCCGCCGAAGTCGACCAGGTCGAATGGACCTTCCCGCTGACCGGCGAGGACTACTTCTTCGACCGCACCCTGCCGGAGACCGAGGCGCTGATGCGGCTGATGGACGAGGTCAAGCCCGCCTTCGTCTACTCCCTGCACAACGGCGAGCTCCAGGGCGCGTTCTACTACCTCAGCAAGCACGACCCCGCGCTCGCCGCCCGCCTGGCCGCCATCGCGACCGCCGAGGGCCTGCCCCTGCACATGGGGCCGCCGGAGGTGCCGAGCGCCGTGCCGATCGGCCCCGCCGCCTACATGACCCCGAGGGGCGCCCAGATCGCCGCCACCTACGGCATCGGCGGCGCCAGCGTCGACTACGCCGACCGCTTCGGCGCCCTGCACCTGGTCACCGAACTGCCCTACTGGGCCGACTCCCGCGTCGCCGACCAGACCCCCACCGACCAGCAGTACGGCGACGCGATCCAGGACGGCCTCGCCGCGCAACGCGCCCTGATCGCCGAACTGGCGCAATCCCTCGCCTCCGTCAGGGCCGATCTGACCGTCAGCTCCCCCTTCCGCCGCGCCCTGGAGGACTTCGTCGGCACCCACGACGAGTTCATCGGCGAGTGGGAGAGCTTCCCCGGCACCGACCGGCCCGCCACCGTGGCCGAGATGGTCGGCAACCGGCAGACCGTGCACACCATGCGGCTGAGGTACTGCGGGACTTACCTGCGCATGCTGGACGCCGAGCTCGGCGCGGGCAACCAGACACCGGCCATCCGGGCCGAGCGGGCCCGGCTCGGGGCGCGCTTCGATGAGTGGTTCGCCGAGGCCGAAGCCGAGGCGGTGGCCACGCCGATCCCGCTCCGCTCGCTGGTCGCCGTGCAGCTCGGCGCGGCGTTGCTCGCGGCGGAGTCCGTGAATCGGGCAGATTTCTCCTGA
- a CDS encoding DUF7710 domain-containing protein, with the protein MWVFLGEGAQWPSGVFRTRERAESWIKAGKVTGMLTEYPLDTGVYDWAIEHGHFQPRAAHQQTPSSVGRFTTAHQEHFHYTDGDPD; encoded by the coding sequence GTGTGGGTCTTCCTGGGCGAGGGCGCTCAGTGGCCGTCCGGTGTGTTCCGGACACGAGAGCGCGCAGAGTCTTGGATCAAGGCCGGCAAGGTGACAGGGATGCTCACGGAGTACCCCCTCGACACGGGTGTCTACGACTGGGCGATCGAGCACGGCCACTTTCAGCCTCGCGCCGCCCATCAGCAGACCCCCTCGTCCGTCGGGCGCTTCACGACCGCGCATCAGGAGCACTTCCACTACACCGACGGGGACCCGGACTAG
- a CDS encoding serine hydrolase domain-containing protein encodes MDLEQVEHAIAALPGVRPDTPGLAVGVYADGRALHTSAKGVATVEFGVPIDSRTRFDIASISKQFTAACLLLLARDGRLSLSDDVRTHIPELRLNMPVTIAQCLQHTGGLPEWYALQAVTGVPLQVLDEERLMKIVAGIRRTMFEPGTDFSYSNTGYILAAVVIRRVSGRSLAEFARDRLFGPLGMDDTVFRDDASVPLPRMAFGYTGAGTRADTEESAVGDGGVVTSVADLAPWFGFLADGRVLGADLREALLERAVLADGAVLPYAHGICHFTVGELSAYGHAGGMHGYVGNLLYLPEPGLGVAVLTNQSGLDPVGISMHLARALTGQDPAARPALADAATGEAGRTALLGHWRDPAGGATLTLEPAEEGRISLTGSAATAVLAPGDDGRWHGQGDAEGAWLALEDGRLLLGDARSIRWPASFTPCGPPGDGPAPEGAWLNDELGVLAVLQKEVLRVGLTFEVPVTPAPAGTWRAGPFAFCLDEGGDLLLSGSGLRGMRFVAQPKGTAAVGIPPGLV; translated from the coding sequence ATGGATCTTGAGCAGGTAGAACACGCCATCGCCGCCCTCCCCGGCGTCCGCCCGGACACCCCGGGCCTGGCGGTCGGCGTCTACGCGGACGGCAGGGCGCTGCACACCTCGGCCAAGGGCGTGGCCACCGTCGAGTTCGGCGTCCCGATCGACTCCCGCACCCGCTTCGACATCGCCTCCATCAGCAAGCAGTTCACCGCCGCGTGCCTGCTGCTGCTGGCCAGGGACGGCAGGCTGAGCCTGTCGGACGACGTCAGGACGCACATCCCCGAGCTGCGGCTCAACATGCCCGTCACGATCGCCCAGTGCCTGCAGCACACCGGCGGCCTGCCGGAGTGGTACGCCCTGCAGGCCGTCACAGGCGTCCCGCTCCAGGTGCTGGACGAGGAGCGGCTGATGAAGATCGTGGCAGGCATCCGCCGGACCATGTTCGAGCCGGGCACCGACTTCTCCTACTCCAACACCGGCTACATCCTGGCCGCCGTCGTGATCAGGCGGGTCAGCGGGCGGTCGCTGGCCGAGTTCGCCCGCGACCGGCTGTTCGGCCCGCTCGGCATGGACGACACCGTCTTCCGCGACGACGCCTCCGTTCCGTTGCCCCGCATGGCCTTCGGCTACACCGGTGCCGGCACCAGGGCCGACACCGAAGAGAGCGCGGTCGGCGACGGCGGCGTGGTGACCAGCGTCGCCGACCTCGCCCCGTGGTTCGGCTTCTTGGCCGACGGCCGGGTGCTGGGCGCCGACCTGCGCGAGGCGCTGCTGGAGAGGGCCGTGCTCGCCGACGGCGCCGTGCTGCCGTACGCGCACGGGATCTGCCACTTCACGGTCGGAGAGCTGAGCGCGTACGGCCACGCGGGAGGCATGCACGGCTATGTCGGGAACCTGCTGTACCTGCCGGAGCCCGGCCTCGGCGTGGCCGTGCTGACCAACCAGAGCGGGCTGGACCCGGTCGGCATCAGCATGCACCTGGCCCGCGCCCTCACCGGCCAGGACCCGGCGGCCCGGCCCGCCCTCGCCGACGCGGCCACGGGCGAGGCGGGCAGGACCGCGCTGCTCGGGCACTGGCGCGATCCGGCGGGCGGGGCCACGCTCACACTCGAACCCGCCGAGGAGGGCAGGATCTCCCTGACCGGCTCCGCCGCCACCGCCGTGCTCGCGCCCGGCGACGACGGCCGCTGGCACGGGCAAGGAGACGCCGAAGGGGCCTGGCTGGCGCTGGAGGACGGGCGGCTCCTGCTGGGTGACGCCAGGTCGATCCGGTGGCCGGCCTCCTTCACCCCGTGCGGCCCGCCGGGCGACGGCCCCGCGCCGGAGGGAGCCTGGCTCAACGACGAGCTCGGTGTGCTCGCCGTACTCCAGAAAGAGGTGCTGCGCGTCGGTCTCACGTTCGAAGTGCCCGTCACGCCCGCACCCGCGGGAACGTGGCGGGCGGGCCCCTTCGCCTTCTGTCTCGACGAGGGCGGCGACCTGCTGCTCAGCGGCTCCGGCCTGCGCGGGATGCGCTTCGTCGCACAGCCCAAGGGCACCGCGGCCGTCGGCATCCCTCCTGGCCTGGTCTAG
- a CDS encoding TetR/AcrR family transcriptional regulator: MRLNRAESKAANKRALIEAAREVVGREGSKAKLEDIAELAGLTTGAVYSLFGGKNDLMVALVDDYTGPLDLRSIGAAEPGIPLEEVVAEVARRFLRMSADPRAAGGLLFETRVLDLVLNDPDLRGRLNASIRSTEVDLAALFTGREHDGAAVTGEQALRLARALKALLSGLGQGVVLGAHEADEEFFVETAQALITPKVLGPA, translated from the coding sequence ATGCGGCTGAACAGAGCGGAAAGCAAGGCGGCCAACAAGCGTGCGCTGATCGAGGCGGCGCGCGAGGTCGTCGGCAGGGAGGGCTCCAAGGCGAAGCTGGAGGACATCGCCGAACTGGCCGGCCTGACCACCGGCGCGGTCTACTCGCTGTTCGGCGGCAAGAACGACCTGATGGTCGCCTTGGTCGACGACTACACCGGTCCGCTCGACCTGCGCTCGATCGGGGCCGCCGAGCCCGGCATCCCGCTGGAGGAGGTCGTGGCCGAGGTCGCCCGCCGGTTCCTGCGCATGTCGGCCGACCCTCGGGCCGCCGGCGGGCTCCTGTTCGAGACGCGCGTACTCGACCTCGTGCTCAACGACCCCGACCTGCGCGGCAGGCTCAACGCCTCGATCAGGTCGACCGAGGTCGACCTCGCCGCGCTGTTCACGGGCCGGGAGCACGACGGGGCCGCCGTCACGGGCGAGCAGGCACTTCGCCTGGCCCGCGCGCTGAAGGCCCTGCTGTCCGGGCTCGGCCAGGGCGTCGTGCTCGGCGCCCACGAGGCCGACGAGGAGTTCTTCGTCGAGACCGCCCAGGCGCTGATCACGCCGAAGGTGCTCGGCCCGGCCTAG
- a CDS encoding VOC family protein has translation MAADTFTDSTTFLTSKGAAEIPHPGGTLLQHLQRVAAQLKDWGADEDVRFAGLCHATYGTDGYDRRLLDLTDRATLIETIGSRAEALVYLYASCDRAATYPALRFVDRFTGRPVEPSDAELAAFLLITAANEIDVVRHNADIRAEHGAGLHAFFTRCRHLLPPIAWEAVKETFAVRIASLDHLVLTVADISRTIDFYRDALGMEPVAFGDGRQALTFGSSKINLHQAGHEIRPHALHPEPGSADLCLITSSPLHQVAAHLTAAGVPIEAGPVPRTGALGPITSLYIRDPDHNLIEIATYD, from the coding sequence ATGGCAGCGGATACCTTTACGGATTCGACGACATTCCTCACCTCCAAGGGCGCCGCCGAGATCCCTCACCCCGGCGGCACACTCCTGCAGCACCTGCAACGCGTCGCAGCCCAGCTCAAGGACTGGGGGGCAGACGAAGACGTGCGGTTCGCCGGACTGTGTCACGCAACCTACGGCACAGACGGCTACGACCGCCGACTCCTCGACCTCACCGATCGAGCCACACTGATCGAGACGATCGGGTCCCGGGCCGAGGCGCTGGTATATCTCTACGCCTCCTGCGACCGTGCAGCGACCTACCCTGCCCTGCGCTTCGTGGACCGCTTCACGGGCCGGCCGGTGGAGCCCTCCGACGCCGAGCTGGCGGCATTTCTCCTGATCACGGCCGCGAACGAGATCGACGTCGTTCGGCACAACGCAGACATCCGCGCCGAACACGGGGCCGGGCTGCATGCGTTCTTCACTCGTTGTCGGCACCTGCTGCCACCGATCGCCTGGGAGGCCGTCAAAGAGACCTTCGCGGTCCGCATCGCAAGCCTCGATCACCTGGTCCTGACCGTGGCCGATATCTCCCGGACGATCGACTTCTACCGGGACGCCCTCGGCATGGAGCCGGTGGCCTTCGGCGACGGCCGCCAGGCGCTCACCTTCGGCTCCAGCAAAATCAACCTGCACCAGGCCGGGCACGAGATCAGGCCGCATGCCCTTCACCCGGAGCCCGGCAGCGCCGATCTCTGCCTGATCACCAGCTCGCCCCTGCATCAGGTGGCCGCCCATCTGACCGCGGCGGGTGTACCCATCGAAGCGGGGCCAGTCCCGAGAACCGGTGCGCTTGGCCCGATCACCAGCCTGTACATCCGAGACCCGGACCACAACCTCATCGAGATCGCCACCTACGACTGA
- a CDS encoding neutral zinc metallopeptidase — MRTPHIALLAGALAGLMLTGTAHAGTGPTGAAGAPVPTGTKALTHNPLYRGGKLTVPCGRRPESSGSVAAAQKHLTTMLSCLNASWSGQLKKAGLAFKKPKIRFMSKPGHACGSAWGKNVTGRYCVDERQLVIMIKDYAVADPADPVLLHLIAHEYAHHVQNLTGMWTAYRNMPAPTKEQALAQSRRVELQADCLGAAFMGSIWASQEDYQDKDWKEVVDLYRRSGDDSLDKERSHGTGKNRVAWLQKGFAAASPAACNTWSAPASRVA; from the coding sequence ATGCGTACCCCCCATATCGCCCTGCTGGCCGGGGCCCTGGCCGGTCTGATGCTCACCGGCACCGCCCACGCCGGTACCGGTCCCACCGGTGCTGCTGGTGCGCCGGTTCCCACCGGTACCAAGGCGTTGACCCATAACCCGCTGTACCGTGGCGGCAAGCTGACGGTGCCCTGTGGCCGCCGACCGGAGAGCTCCGGCAGCGTCGCAGCCGCCCAAAAGCACCTGACCACGATGCTGAGCTGCTTGAACGCCTCATGGTCGGGACAGCTGAAGAAGGCCGGTCTGGCATTCAAGAAACCGAAGATCCGGTTCATGTCCAAGCCCGGCCATGCGTGCGGGTCGGCCTGGGGCAAGAACGTCACCGGCCGTTACTGCGTCGATGAGCGGCAGTTGGTGATCATGATCAAGGATTACGCCGTCGCGGACCCGGCTGACCCGGTGCTGCTGCACCTGATCGCGCACGAGTATGCCCACCATGTTCAGAACCTCACCGGTATGTGGACCGCTTACCGGAACATGCCGGCTCCCACGAAGGAGCAGGCGCTGGCGCAGAGCCGTCGCGTGGAGTTGCAGGCCGACTGCCTGGGGGCGGCGTTCATGGGCAGTATCTGGGCCTCGCAGGAGGACTATCAGGACAAGGACTGGAAGGAGGTCGTGGACCTCTACCGGCGCAGTGGTGATGACAGTCTCGACAAGGAACGTAGCCACGGCACAGGGAAGAACCGGGTCGCCTGGCTGCAGAAGGGATTCGCTGCTGCCTCCCCGGCCGCCTGCAACACCTGGAGCGCGCCGGCGTCCCGCGTCGCCTGA
- a CDS encoding AI-2E family transporter has product MPEPLSSDRAEPAAPAGGATAVPAAPAVATAPAASAVSAAGPDGPVLTSAGPVHPHGTPAAPVLTSAGPVRPSAAADAASADLPFGRPGRSMRNNPFVFGFTAALGVLTAWWLVQAVMSASSVLILIIVSLFLAIGLNPAVENLHRRGLPRLAAITVVFLGVIAVFAAFGLAVVPPLTTQSTDFVAKLPQYVQELQNNPMIRDLDQRFQLLDKIQQYVTSGDFGSQMFGGVLGFGQVLIGAVFNALTVLVLTLYFLGSLNSLKKMAYRLVPRSRRTRAGLLGDQIIDSIGGYVAGNLIISLIAGVTTFFFLVIMEVPYALALALIVALTDLIPMVGAFIGAGVASLVGFFVSPTVGIICVIFFTVYQQIENYWIAPSVMKSSVDVPPLATIVGALVGGALLGVVGALLGIPMVAAVLLIVREVVMPRQERA; this is encoded by the coding sequence GTGCCCGAGCCCCTCTCCAGTGACCGCGCCGAACCGGCCGCCCCCGCCGGCGGGGCAACCGCCGTACCGGCCGCCCCCGCCGTCGCCACCGCCCCGGCCGCCTCCGCGGTCTCCGCCGCCGGTCCGGACGGACCGGTCCTCACCTCGGCCGGCCCCGTGCACCCCCACGGAACCCCCGCCGCTCCGGTCCTCACCTCGGCCGGCCCCGTGCGGCCGTCGGCGGCCGCCGACGCGGCCTCCGCCGACCTCCCCTTCGGCCGGCCCGGGCGGTCGATGCGCAACAACCCGTTCGTGTTCGGCTTCACCGCCGCGCTGGGCGTGCTCACCGCCTGGTGGCTGGTGCAGGCGGTGATGAGCGCGAGTTCGGTGCTGATCCTCATCATCGTCTCGCTCTTCCTCGCCATCGGCCTGAACCCGGCCGTGGAGAACCTGCACAGGCGCGGGCTCCCCCGCCTGGCCGCGATCACCGTGGTCTTCCTCGGCGTCATCGCCGTCTTCGCCGCCTTCGGCCTGGCCGTGGTGCCCCCGCTCACCACACAGTCCACCGACTTCGTGGCCAAGCTTCCGCAGTACGTCCAGGAGCTGCAGAACAACCCGATGATCCGGGACCTGGACCAGCGCTTCCAGCTCCTGGACAAGATCCAGCAGTATGTGACGAGCGGCGACTTCGGCAGCCAGATGTTCGGCGGCGTCCTCGGCTTCGGCCAGGTTCTCATCGGGGCGGTCTTCAACGCGCTGACGGTCCTGGTCCTGACGCTCTACTTCCTCGGCTCGCTGAACTCGCTCAAGAAGATGGCCTACCGCCTGGTGCCGAGGTCCCGCCGGACCCGCGCCGGCCTGCTCGGCGACCAGATCATCGACAGCATCGGCGGCTACGTCGCCGGGAACCTGATCATCTCGCTGATCGCCGGGGTGACGACCTTCTTCTTCCTGGTCATCATGGAGGTCCCCTACGCCCTGGCCCTGGCCCTCATCGTGGCCCTGACCGACCTCATCCCGATGGTCGGCGCCTTCATCGGGGCCGGGGTCGCCTCCCTCGTCGGGTTCTTCGTCTCACCGACCGTCGGCATCATCTGCGTGATCTTCTTCACCGTCTACCAGCAGATCGAGAACTACTGGATCGCACCGAGCGTGATGAAGAGTTCGGTGGACGTCCCGCCGCTGGCCACGATCGTCGGGGCCCTGGTCGGCGGCGCGCTGCTCGGCGTGGTCGGCGCCCTGCTGGGCATCCCCATGGTCGCGGCGGTCCTGCTCATCGTCCGCGAGGTCGTCATGCCCCGGCAGGAGAGAGCCTGA